The nucleotide sequence TCTGACCATTTTTTCCCTGGATGGAGGGTTTGCTAGCTTGAGTTTATCCTTCGGAAATATGGGGGGATGGTTAATTTGCTTGTGTATCCTCCACGAGCCGGTTCCACTAATTACTAGCTACTGCATTCCGCGTGTGTACGTTTATCCCTACCATTGTTTTGGTTGTTTCAGTTATGATTTACTTTGTTCACCTGTAGAATTGTGTTTGTCTGTGGTCTGGTTGTCTGCTTTGATTGGAAGCACCACCTTAGTTTAGCGTACTGTTTCATTCAGATTCATTGTGCGGGATAATTGACGATAACCCCTTGTGCAATGTGGGTATATTAATTTTGCAATGCTCTCTGTGGGTAAATGTTCCTGTTTATCTGTGTATGCTCTTGCGACGATTCCTCTAAACTGGGACATTGTGTTCTGGGGCATGGTTTTGTCTAATCCAATAGTAGGTGAACATTGTCAACACTTTGCCCAAGTTGAAATTAAGGTGGAAATTCGACGTTATCCTAGCATTGTGTTGCTGCGCGATAATTATTAGGACAAGTAGATGTTCCCGGTTTGCTGCAGCTACTTTCCTAAACAAAATGAAGCACCATCCGCTGGAAGCACTTTTTATTCACCTTTCAGTATTTTGTACTACCCccgttccataattcttgtcgtCGTTTGGAACCAAAACGACGGCAAggattatggaacggagggagtacctatgaATTGGCCCTTTTACAAATCTCTTCTCATAATTTTCATTTGAAACTGAATGCAGAGGCTGGTACTTCAGCAGATCGTCCAAAGACCTTTTCTAAGAAGGTTTGCATGCATCATTTTTTCTTCCCATTTACGAAATCAGTTTAACTAGACTATCTCATATGCTTGTTTTGGCTCTGGGCTTGTATTTGTAAACCAAGCAGAAGCAAGAGGTATCTAACAGAAGGGAAGAGTCAATTGAGGAGGAAAGTGATGAAGAGGTTGAGAAGACCGTAAGTTATTCTCTTCCTAAAAAACTTACATTGAACTCTAGGTAGACCCTTCAGTCCTAAAGTGTATACATTATTTATCTTATGTGACAATCTGCTTCTGTTTTTACTTTATCAGAAACACAAAGGAACTGCAGGTCTCATCGAGATTGACAATCCAAACCTGGCGAAACCAAAGAGTATTAAAGCCAAGGATGTTGATGTAAGTCTTTTAATATGTGTTTCCTGCTCATGTTCAAAATATAATGTACTTCCGTCCATGATTGTGGATTGGCTAGCCACATTACAAGTTTACTTTCCTAGAAAGAAGATTTGCTGTTCCAATATAAGAATTTTCTACTGCATGTATTTGACTCCTTCAGACTGTTATTATGCACACTCCTGTCATAACCTGTGTTATAGTTAGGGTCTTGTAAGCATTTATCAGTTCATATCTATTCGCTAACTCGTACTGCACCTGCACAGGTTGATAGGACAACTGATCTCTCCAGGCGTGAAAGGTGTGTGCATgcatttcctgggcatgcttctttATGTACCATTGATTCTGTAAAACATATTTATCTCCTTTCTATGCGAGCCATAGGTGCACTTGAAATGTTGCTGACACAATTGGTAGAAGTTCTGGAATGAAAAAGGAAATTTCAGTGAGCTGATATAATAGCACTATCTAGTAGTAGTACTCCATAAATTTGTTGGACAGTCGCCGTTCTTTTTGACGGTTCTATAGGTGTTGTTGCACAAGGAAATTCCACCCTTTGTTATGTTTTTATACTTCTGGGGCTGTTGAAGAAAAAAATGCCATGTTATGCTTTTATATTTATTCTGCTGTATGTACTTCGCTTGTAATTATAATCAACAATGATAATATATAATGCACTATTTGGAAAGATTAATAGCCTATCCAGAGAAGAGGATGTACATTGTCAATGCAGTACTGTTACTTCCAGTGCATTTTAATTACTACGTTTTTTTTTGCTCTTTCAGGGAGGAGCTTGAGAAGCAGAGAGCTCGAGCTCACTATATGAGACTTCAGGAGGAAGGAAAGACAGAACAGGCTAGGAAAGACCTAGGTGAGGGGTTAAGAGCGATTCTCTCAACTATTTTCACCTTCGGTGCGCATGATTATGATGATATTTCACATTATATATATTTTAAAATACAGCACATCAATCAAAGGTTATAATTAACTAGAAGAAAGGATCTACTATGTTCCCACTTGAGTCTTGTGTGCAAGCCCATTTTATGATATGGTTGTAGGCATGTTAGGTCTAATAAGGAAGTTGCTGCATTTGATGTCACATTATACTATGTGTCCTTAGTAGTACAAGAATAGAAAAAAAAATGTACTTCCTCTAATTCATCATTTTATTTTTGAATGTACTGCAAGTATATATGAGGTTGTCATATCTTTCATGCATTGGATGTTTACCATGGTTGCCGTTTTGCACGTTCGTTTAGTAGTATCGGAGCATCGTTCCTTTGATACAGGCAAACAATCATGATCTTTACCCATCTTTTTCGCAACCACAGATCGCCTTACCTTGATCCGGCGGCAGAGGGAGGAAGCTGCAAAGAAGCGCGAAGAGGAAAAAGCTGGTACACCTCTTTGCCGCTGCTAGTAACATTGTTTTAGCTTTCCTTCGACATTTGTTGAATCCCCGTGCGGATTCGTCTGAAGGCTGCATCAAACTATATCCTTGGCACGAAAGAAAAGACTGTCGTTGGCATGATGGTGCTTTACCTGTTGAATCGGCAACTTAATGAGCTTCTGTTGTGCTATAGGAATCAATTTGATTATTTTCCTTCTGATTTCTCTGTACCTTGTCCCTCTTATTTTAATACATAATCAGAACACCTGCTATTTTTTCCTGTAAAAAAAGTTTTTTGGCTCTGCTAGAATATTGCCATCGTAGGATGTCAGTGTAGCTCTGGCCCCTTTTCAAAGTTCAAACATTAAAAACTAGAAGGGCAAAAAATAAAAAACGACTCCGCTGGGGATCGAACCCAGAATCTCTGGTTTCGTAGACCAGCGCCTTATCCATTGGGCCACGGAGTCATTGATGGAAGAGTAGAAATTCATTTAGAAGAGTAAAATTCGTCTCTGCTTTCGTCAGATTAAGTTAAATGACAAATTCATGACCTTAGAAAGGTGAACAGTGGCAtgcgcaaaataaaataaaataagttgaCACGTGAGCTACATAAAAATGAAAAAAAGTCATGATTTTAAAAGGTAAACAGTACACACGAGGTTCACTGCTAAAAAACACGCATCACCATCAAACTTTGCACCTCTGTACTATACATCCATATTATCATGTCGAAATTCTTTAAACATTTTCTAAAACTTCAAACTATTCAAAATAAAGTGCTCACTGACACATGTGTTCCAAAGTgacttttctttttgcaaaaataGTTTTATTCCTtgatagatgcaagatttattagagCAATACCAAACCATATAATATGGTAGAAGGACATACATAGGCATGGATTCATCATCCTTCCAGTTTCCCGCATTAACTGGACCAATTATCTTGTTCTATATGCATTGCAAAGAAACACCGCCCTCCAGCAAGGTTCTTGCGAAAAAAAGAGAAACCAGAGTGGGATTTAGACAACGGTGATGCCACCACTGCTACTCCCGCTGAAGTTAGTGCTCAGGAAAAGTTCCATAATTATATTTCTAGGATACTTGGATTTCACTATTACAAGGAGATTATCTCTGCACATGTCACACACAAGAGTAGTGGCCTACTATCTTAGTACCTCCAAGGTTGAGGATCCAGGATGTTTACCATTAGATGGTGATGATTGGATGAAGCCGTCTGTTGTATACACGCCTTGCTGGATGGAGAGTTGCTTGACAGCAAATATAGTTTATAAGCCAATACTGGGTTATAACACTTATTGCTTGTAGCAAGCTCTTTGTTTATGTTGAATTATCGTCATGATAAGTTGGACTTCTTTGACTTTCCATAGGCAAGCATACTAGAAGATAATCTCTGTTTCTGTGCGGGGCTTT is from Triticum aestivum cultivar Chinese Spring chromosome 1B, IWGSC CS RefSeq v2.1, whole genome shotgun sequence and encodes:
- the LOC123096246 gene encoding 28 kDa heat- and acid-stable phosphoprotein, encoding MAKGKFKGKPTGQRTFSSKEELEAGTSADRPKTFSKKKQEVSNRREESIEEESDEEVEKTKHKGTAGLIEIDNPNLAKPKSIKAKDVDVDRTTDLSRREREELEKQRARAHYMRLQEEGKTEQARKDLDRLTLIRRQREEAAKKREEEKAGKHTRR